The following proteins are encoded in a genomic region of Candidatus Zixiibacteriota bacterium:
- the hybB gene encoding Ni/Fe-hydrogenase cytochrome b subunit yields MTAHEIPAPVTRVPFFTKGTIIVAAVAAFGIAAYIYRLIFGLEAATNLDNQYPWGIWIAIDVASGVALAAGGFTTAALADIFHKERYHLITRPALLTAMLGYTFVVIGLLADLGRYYNVWHPMLPSMWQGNSVLFEVGMCVMVYLTVLYIEFLPIVSERFIGRVNLPGPLRVFNKLIDGWLRICRTFLGKFISIFIIMGVVLSCLHQSSLGTLMVIAPTKMHPLWYSPISPLMFLMSAIAVGFPMVIFESLLASRSFKLPPETKVLSSIATYTPVLLGAYLAVKVGDLTLRNAWPYLFEGSVESTMFLIEILLGVVAPILLLSSSKIRHSVSGLFVSASLVIFGVLLNRINVFLIAYEPLYPENTYFPSIFEIAVTVGLVAALVLVYRFFALNFPVIAQPADQAAERERPHAVKAA; encoded by the coding sequence ATGACCGCTCATGAAATCCCCGCGCCGGTAACCCGGGTGCCGTTCTTCACCAAGGGCACGATCATTGTCGCGGCCGTTGCGGCTTTTGGCATCGCTGCCTATATCTACCGCCTGATCTTCGGCCTGGAGGCCGCCACCAATCTTGATAACCAGTATCCCTGGGGGATCTGGATTGCCATCGACGTCGCCTCCGGCGTCGCTCTCGCTGCCGGCGGATTCACGACCGCCGCCTTGGCTGACATCTTCCATAAGGAACGCTACCACTTGATCACGCGGCCGGCACTCCTGACGGCGATGCTGGGCTATACGTTCGTGGTGATCGGTCTGCTGGCCGACCTCGGACGCTACTACAATGTCTGGCATCCGATGCTGCCGAGTATGTGGCAGGGCAATTCGGTGCTCTTCGAAGTCGGCATGTGCGTCATGGTCTATTTGACCGTGCTTTACATTGAGTTTCTGCCGATCGTATCGGAGCGGTTCATCGGCCGGGTCAACCTGCCCGGCCCGCTGCGCGTCTTTAACAAGCTGATCGACGGCTGGTTGCGCATCTGCCGCACGTTCTTGGGCAAATTCATTTCGATCTTCATCATCATGGGCGTGGTGCTCTCGTGCCTGCACCAGTCGTCGCTGGGGACACTCATGGTCATCGCGCCGACCAAGATGCACCCGCTCTGGTATTCCCCGATCTCCCCGTTGATGTTCCTGATGTCGGCGATCGCGGTCGGTTTCCCGATGGTGATCTTCGAATCGCTGCTGGCCTCGCGCTCGTTCAAATTGCCGCCGGAGACCAAAGTGCTCTCCTCGATCGCGACCTATACTCCCGTGCTGCTCGGTGCTTATCTCGCCGTCAAAGTTGGTGACCTGACTCTGCGCAACGCGTGGCCCTATCTCTTCGAAGGCAGCGTCGAATCCACGATGTTCTTGATTGAAATCCTGCTGGGTGTCGTCGCGCCGATCCTGCTCCTATCGTCGAGCAAAATCCGGCACTCGGTCAGCGGCCTCTTCGTGTCGGCCTCGCTGGTGATCTTCGGAGTGCTCCTGAATCGCATCAACGTCTTCCTGATCGCCTACGAGCCGCTGTATCCCGAAAATACCTACTTCCCGTCGATCTTCGAGATTGCCGTAACCGTTGGTTTGGTGGCGGCTCTCGTTTTGGTATACCGCTTCTTCGCGTTGAATTTCCCGGTCATCGCGCAGCCGGCCGATCAAGCCGCCGAACGCGAACGGCCGCATGCGGTGAAAGCGGCTTGA
- the pbpC gene encoding penicillin-binding protein 1C translates to MIKKQWRRAAGRAGIVLLAAAIVLVALDLCFPLPHDRLFPKSSTLVLDNQGELLRAFLAPDDMWRLRVRRDEIAPALVDAVLAYEDRHFFHHPGVNLAALVRAAIANLRAGHVVQGGSTITMQVARMIEPKERTLMSKLIEIFRALQLELHYSKDEILTLYFNHAPYGGNIVGVGAASWAYFGKAPAQLSRGEAALLAAIPNSPNRHRPDVNPQGARRARDRVLKLQQNSGDLTAAEVLAAESESLPERRRDLPFGTPHLAEYLRRIYPDRERLATTIDRHVQELAETALLQHVAGLKGRDINNGAVVIIDNRSHQLLALAGSHDFFDSTAFGQVNGALSPRSPGSALKPFVYALALGRGVISPRTLLNDVPVEFGGYKPVNYDESYSGVVSAEEALIRSLNVPAINLAAAVGGEEFFKLLKNGGVSTLNKPWTQYGLPIVLGGCEVTLLELTNLYSALADTGVFTPCRALLDQPEVAGRVLFAPEATYIVTEILAELRRPELPSVWDAAVNIPKVAWKTGTSLGKRDAWSIGYNRNYTVGVWIGNFDGRGSPGLVGAEVAAPLLFTLFESLNTGMQVEWFARPDRVSVRQVCAVSGMPPTALCVATEQELFIEGISPNRTCDVHEQILVDARSGVRLCNHCRAGHEIEERLISRWPADIATWLARHGHAIDKIPAHNPQCPTVAEGSGPVIVSPAADAEFKIRPEVAREYQKLLLDASVANETRTIYWFQNRKLIFSGDPASRVFITLTPGRHKLICMDDAGRSSQITITIR, encoded by the coding sequence GTGATAAAGAAACAGTGGCGGCGGGCGGCGGGCCGCGCGGGAATCGTGTTATTGGCGGCGGCAATCGTCTTGGTCGCGCTTGACCTGTGCTTTCCGCTGCCGCACGACCGTCTTTTCCCGAAATCCTCGACTCTCGTCCTTGACAACCAGGGCGAGCTACTGCGCGCATTTCTGGCGCCGGACGATATGTGGCGGTTGCGGGTGCGCCGTGACGAGATCGCACCGGCGCTAGTTGATGCCGTTCTGGCTTACGAAGATCGCCACTTCTTCCATCATCCAGGTGTCAATCTGGCAGCGCTGGTTCGGGCGGCAATCGCGAATCTTCGGGCCGGCCATGTCGTTCAAGGCGGCTCGACGATAACGATGCAGGTAGCGCGCATGATCGAGCCGAAAGAGCGCACGTTGATGAGCAAGCTGATCGAGATTTTCCGGGCGTTGCAGTTGGAGTTGCACTACTCCAAGGATGAGATACTCACCCTGTATTTCAACCATGCACCCTACGGCGGCAATATCGTCGGCGTCGGCGCCGCATCATGGGCGTACTTCGGCAAGGCACCGGCGCAACTCAGTCGCGGGGAAGCGGCGCTGCTGGCGGCGATTCCCAATTCGCCGAATCGGCATCGACCGGACGTAAACCCACAAGGAGCGCGGCGGGCGCGCGATCGGGTGCTCAAACTGCAGCAGAACAGCGGTGACCTGACTGCGGCAGAAGTGCTCGCGGCAGAGAGCGAGAGCCTCCCGGAGCGGCGGCGTGATCTTCCTTTCGGCACACCGCACCTGGCGGAATACCTGCGCCGGATCTATCCTGATCGCGAGCGGTTGGCGACCACGATCGACCGCCACGTGCAGGAACTCGCCGAGACAGCACTGCTGCAGCATGTCGCCGGCTTGAAAGGGCGCGACATCAACAATGGCGCCGTGGTGATCATTGACAATCGTTCCCACCAGCTGTTGGCGCTGGCCGGATCGCATGACTTCTTCGACTCAACGGCCTTCGGCCAGGTCAACGGTGCCCTGTCGCCGCGGTCACCGGGATCGGCGCTCAAGCCGTTCGTCTATGCCCTGGCGCTGGGCCGCGGCGTGATTTCTCCGCGCACTCTGCTGAATGATGTGCCGGTGGAGTTCGGAGGTTACAAGCCGGTCAACTATGACGAGAGTTACAGCGGTGTCGTCAGCGCGGAGGAAGCGTTGATTCGATCGCTCAATGTGCCGGCGATCAACCTGGCGGCGGCTGTCGGTGGCGAGGAGTTCTTCAAGCTCCTCAAGAACGGCGGCGTTTCGACACTCAACAAGCCGTGGACGCAATACGGTTTGCCGATCGTGTTGGGCGGGTGCGAAGTCACGCTGCTGGAGTTGACGAATCTCTACTCGGCATTAGCGGACACCGGCGTCTTCACTCCCTGCCGGGCGCTACTCGACCAGCCCGAGGTTGCCGGGAGAGTCCTGTTCGCCCCGGAAGCCACATACATTGTCACTGAGATACTGGCGGAACTGAGGCGGCCCGAGCTTCCAAGCGTCTGGGATGCCGCCGTGAATATCCCCAAGGTTGCCTGGAAGACCGGCACATCGCTGGGCAAGCGCGATGCCTGGTCGATTGGCTATAATCGCAACTACACGGTCGGTGTCTGGATCGGCAACTTTGACGGCCGCGGAAGTCCGGGGTTGGTCGGGGCCGAGGTTGCCGCACCGTTGTTGTTCACGCTTTTCGAATCACTGAACACCGGTATGCAGGTTGAGTGGTTTGCGCGACCGGACCGCGTGTCGGTGCGCCAGGTTTGCGCAGTGTCCGGGATGCCGCCCACGGCGCTGTGTGTTGCGACGGAGCAGGAATTGTTCATTGAGGGCATCTCGCCGAATCGCACCTGCGATGTTCACGAACAGATTCTGGTCGATGCCCGATCGGGAGTGCGGTTGTGCAATCACTGTCGCGCCGGACACGAGATCGAAGAGCGGCTCATCTCGCGCTGGCCCGCTGACATTGCCACGTGGCTGGCGCGGCACGGTCACGCGATTGACAAGATCCCAGCACACAATCCGCAATGTCCAACGGTTGCCGAGGGCAGCGGACCGGTGATCGTGTCGCCCGCAGCGGATGCCGAATTCAAGATTCGGCCCGAGGTGGCGCGGGAGTACCAGAAGCTGCTGTTGGATGCTTCGGTCGCCAACGAGACACGGACGATCTACTGGTTTCAGAATCGCAAGCTGATCTTCTCGGGCGATCCGGCAAGTCGCGTCTTCATCACACTGACGCCGGGCCGGCACAAGTTGATCTGCATGGATGATGCCGGGCGCTCGTCACAAATCACGATCACGATTCGATGA